A DNA window from Hemiscyllium ocellatum isolate sHemOce1 chromosome 48, sHemOce1.pat.X.cur, whole genome shotgun sequence contains the following coding sequences:
- the mrps24 gene encoding small ribosomal subunit protein uS3m — protein sequence MAALVWRKLPVLSSWQCEAAWRRTIHATTSCFKNRAARVRVGKGDKPVTYEEAHPPHFIAHRKGWLSQHTSNLDGEEGAADRTIEDVFIRKFIYGTFHGCLANDVVVKRRANMIVICAIFIQKLPPQKFYFLIGYTETLLSNLYKCPVKMEVQTVEKKIVYKYI from the exons GTTTTGTCATCTTGGCAATGTGAGGCTGCATGGAGAAGGACTATTCACGCAACAACATCATGCTTCAAG AATCGAGCAGCTCGTGTTCGTGTTGGAAAGGGTGATAAACCAGTTACTTATGAGGAGGCACATCCACCTCACTTCATCGCTCACAGAAAAGGCTGGCTGTCCCAACACACCA GCAATCTGGATGGTGAAGAAGGAGCTGCAGACCGTACAATTGAGGATGTTTTCATCCGCAAGTTTATTTATGGAACTTTTCACGGCTGTCTCGCCAATGACGTGGTTGTGAAGAGGAGAGCAAACATGATTGTCATCTGCGCCATCTTCATTCAGAAGTTGCCACCTCAAAAGTTCTATTTCCTGATCGGTTACACAGAGACTCTCCTCTCAAACTTGTATAAATGTCCTGTCAAAATGGAAGTGCAAACAGTGGAGAAAAAGATTGTATATAAATACATATAA